DNA from Mesorhizobium sp. DCY119:
CGGAAATTCCCATGCATCGAAACGCCTATCTGCTGCTTATCCTGACCACGCTGTTCTGGGGCGGCAATGCGGTTGCCGGCAAGCTGGCGGTCGGCCATATCTCGCCGATGCTGCTCACCACCATACGCTGGGGGCTGGCAATGACAGTGCTGCTCGTCATCGGCCGGGCGCGCCTGAAGCACGACTGGCCGGTCGTGCGCCGGCATCTGTGGCTGCTGACCGCGCTCGGAGGGCTTGGCTTCACCGTGTTCAACATGGCGCTCTATACGGCGCTTATCTACACCACCGCGATCAATGCCAGCATCGAGCAGGCGGGCATGCCGATGCTGATCTTCGCCGCCAATTTCCTGCTCTTCCGCCTGCAAGTCACCTGGGCGCAGATCGTCGGCTTCGTGCTGTCGGTCGTCGGCATTATCTTCACCGCGACCCATGGCGAGCCTCAGCGTCTGCTCGAGCTCGACGTCAATTTCGGCGACGCGCT
Protein-coding regions in this window:
- a CDS encoding DMT family transporter, yielding MHRNAYLLLILTTLFWGGNAVAGKLAVGHISPMLLTTIRWGLAMTVLLVIGRARLKHDWPVVRRHLWLLTALGGLGFTVFNMALYTALIYTTAINASIEQAGMPMLIFAANFLLFRLQVTWAQIVGFVLSVVGIIFTATHGEPQRLLELDVNFGDALMLIAVLVYSAYTVALRFKPAIHWQSLMIMLTGTAFVTSVPFAVAEFWTGNAIVPDGQGWAIVLFTVVFPSLLAQIFYIRGVELIGANRAGLFINLVPIFGTLLSIVILGEDFHLYHAVAMALVLGGIGLAEHSGRKMAG